A single region of the Armatimonadota bacterium genome encodes:
- a CDS encoding PIN domain-containing protein, whose translation MDSGRSRLGGHVSCQPLRLERLPSGSDVFLDTNVFVNGLLERSAECLDLLQRCAIGDIAGVTSIHVVNEATHKLMLAEACHVGIIGRENYSLLENRVCEVKRLSRYWTQTLSILRMNVIVLPVDEASLHRAHRERAAHGLLTNDSLIVAAMRKYGLTALASADGGFDHIPDLTRYSPSDLAQVS comes from the coding sequence ATGGATAGCGGAAGATCGCGACTTGGAGGACATGTAAGTTGCCAGCCGTTGCGGTTGGAGCGACTCCCTTCTGGCAGCGACGTCTTCCTTGATACCAACGTCTTCGTAAATGGTCTGCTTGAGCGATCTGCCGAGTGCCTTGACCTATTGCAGAGGTGTGCAATAGGGGATATTGCAGGCGTAACCAGCATCCACGTCGTCAACGAGGCAACGCACAAGCTAATGCTAGCCGAAGCCTGCCATGTGGGCATCATAGGAAGAGAGAACTATTCCCTGCTTGAGAACCGCGTTTGCGAGGTGAAGCGTCTGAGCCGATATTGGACACAGACGCTGAGCATCTTACGCATGAATGTAATCGTGCTGCCAGTGGATGAAGCGTCGCTCCACAGGGCGCATCGCGAGCGCGCCGCGCACGGGCTGCTCACAAACGATTCCCTCATCGTGGCCGCGATGCGCAAGTACGGCCTTACTGCCTTGGCATCTGCCGACGGCGGCTTCGATCACATCCCCGACTTGACTCGCTACAGTCCGTCGGATCTGGCGCAGGTTTCCTGA